The following are encoded together in the Vigna unguiculata cultivar IT97K-499-35 chromosome 2, ASM411807v1, whole genome shotgun sequence genome:
- the LOC114167132 gene encoding B-box zinc finger protein 18-like isoform X1, with protein MRTLCDACESAAAIVFCAADEAALCRACDEKVHMCNKLASRHVRVGLASPSDVPRCDICENAPAFFYCETDGSSLCLQCDMIVHVGGKRTHGRYLLFRQRVEFPGDKSSHAENPGSQALEPGESKRGQNPLPKLRMGEKQQNHVMPLLPTPGSDADGHTKMETKMIDLNMKPNNRLHEQASNNQVFDKLSQDLYQVWLKS; from the exons ATGCGAACGCTTTGTGATGCTTGTGAGAGTGCGGCGGCTATAGTTTTCTGCGCCGCTGACGAGGCTGCACTTTGTCGTGCCTGCGATGAGAAg GTTCACATGTGCAATAAGCTAGCGAGTAGACATGTGAGAGTTGGTCTTGCAAGTCCAAGTGATGTGCCACGGTGTGACATATGTGAGAATGCACCTG CTTTCTTCTATTGTGAGACAGATGGAAGTTCCCTTTGTTTGCAGTGTGATATGATAGTTCATGTTGGAGGTAAAAGAACGCATGGAAGATATCTTCTGTTCAGGCAGAGAGTTGAG TTTCCAGGAGACAAATCTAGTCATGCTGAAAATCCAGGTTCACAGGCATTAGAACCTGGTGAGAGTAAAAGAGGACAAAATCCACTTCCCAAGCTAAGAATGGGAGAGAAGCAGCAGAATCATGTGATGCCTCTGCTTCCAACACCAGGATCTGATGCTGATGGGCATACCAAGATGGAAACTAAAATGATTGATTTGAACATGAAGCCTAATAATAGATTACATGAACAAGCATCAAATAATCAG
- the LOC114173110 gene encoding uncharacterized protein LOC114173110 has protein sequence MKMEIEEVGNCEAQPLPLLSLNHVSLLCRSVWESMRFYEDVLGFVPIKRPSSFNFTGAWFYNYGIGIHLIENPHVDEFDTCVNEFRPINPKDNHISFQCTDVELVKKRLEERGMRYVTAVVEEGGAKVDQVFFHDPDGYMIELCNCENIPIIPISSCSLKPRGHSFKKTAPYKCGFMENVMMESLSTDMINFSF, from the exons atGAAGATGGAGATCGAGGAAGTTGGCAACTGCGAAGCACAACCACTTCCCCTGCTGTCACTCAACCACGTGTCCCTCTTGTGCAGATCGGTGTGGGAGTCTATGAGGTTTTATGAGGATGTTTTGGGCTTTGTTCCCATCAAACGCccttcttctttcaatttcacTGGAGCCTG GTTTTACAATTATGGTATTGGAATACACTTGATTGAAAATCCTCACGTTGATGAATTTGATACCTGTGTCAATGAATTTAGGCCTATCAATCCCAAGGACAACCATATCTCATTCCAG TGTACTGATGTTGAACTTGTTAAGAAGAGGTTAGAAGAGAGGGGGATGAGGTATGTGACAGCTGTGGTGGAGGAAGGAGGAGCCAAGGTGGACCAAGTGTTCTTCCATGACCCTGATGGCTACATGATTGAGCTCTGCAACTGTGAGAATATCCCAATCATTCCCATTTCTTCATGCTCTCTCAAGCCTCGTGGCCACAGCTTCAAGAAGACAGCCCCTTACAAGTGTGGATTCATGGAGAATGTGATGATGGAAAGCTTGAGCACCGACATGATCAATTTCTCCTTCtaa
- the LOC114167132 gene encoding B-box zinc finger protein 18-like isoform X3, translated as MRTLCDACESAAAIVFCAADEAALCRACDEKVHMCNKLASRHVRVGLASPSDVPRCDICENAPAFFYCETDGSSLCLQCDMIVHVGGKRTHGRYLLFRQRVEFPGDKSSHAENPGSQALEPGESKRGQNPLPKLRMGEKQQNHVMPLLPTPGSDADGHTKMETKMIDLNMKPNNRLHEQASNNQP; from the exons ATGCGAACGCTTTGTGATGCTTGTGAGAGTGCGGCGGCTATAGTTTTCTGCGCCGCTGACGAGGCTGCACTTTGTCGTGCCTGCGATGAGAAg GTTCACATGTGCAATAAGCTAGCGAGTAGACATGTGAGAGTTGGTCTTGCAAGTCCAAGTGATGTGCCACGGTGTGACATATGTGAGAATGCACCTG CTTTCTTCTATTGTGAGACAGATGGAAGTTCCCTTTGTTTGCAGTGTGATATGATAGTTCATGTTGGAGGTAAAAGAACGCATGGAAGATATCTTCTGTTCAGGCAGAGAGTTGAG TTTCCAGGAGACAAATCTAGTCATGCTGAAAATCCAGGTTCACAGGCATTAGAACCTGGTGAGAGTAAAAGAGGACAAAATCCACTTCCCAAGCTAAGAATGGGAGAGAAGCAGCAGAATCATGTGATGCCTCTGCTTCCAACACCAGGATCTGATGCTGATGGGCATACCAAGATGGAAACTAAAATGATTGATTTGAACATGAAGCCTAATAATAGATTACATGAACAAGCATCAAATAATCAG
- the LOC114167132 gene encoding B-box zinc finger protein 18-like isoform X2 has translation MRTLCDACESAAAIVFCAADEAALCRACDEKVHMCNKLASRHVRVGLASPSDVPRCDICENAPDGSSLCLQCDMIVHVGGKRTHGRYLLFRQRVEFPGDKSSHAENPGSQALEPGESKRGQNPLPKLRMGEKQQNHVMPLLPTPGSDADGHTKMETKMIDLNMKPNNRLHEQASNNQVFDKLSQDLYQVWLKS, from the exons ATGCGAACGCTTTGTGATGCTTGTGAGAGTGCGGCGGCTATAGTTTTCTGCGCCGCTGACGAGGCTGCACTTTGTCGTGCCTGCGATGAGAAg GTTCACATGTGCAATAAGCTAGCGAGTAGACATGTGAGAGTTGGTCTTGCAAGTCCAAGTGATGTGCCACGGTGTGACATATGTGAGAATGCACCTG ATGGAAGTTCCCTTTGTTTGCAGTGTGATATGATAGTTCATGTTGGAGGTAAAAGAACGCATGGAAGATATCTTCTGTTCAGGCAGAGAGTTGAG TTTCCAGGAGACAAATCTAGTCATGCTGAAAATCCAGGTTCACAGGCATTAGAACCTGGTGAGAGTAAAAGAGGACAAAATCCACTTCCCAAGCTAAGAATGGGAGAGAAGCAGCAGAATCATGTGATGCCTCTGCTTCCAACACCAGGATCTGATGCTGATGGGCATACCAAGATGGAAACTAAAATGATTGATTTGAACATGAAGCCTAATAATAGATTACATGAACAAGCATCAAATAATCAG